The proteins below come from a single Parageobacillus thermoglucosidasius genomic window:
- a CDS encoding flagellar hook-basal body protein — MLRSMITAANTMAQLQQQLDVISNNIANSNTAGFKRRETSFGELLAQQFANLPQDEAPRLTPNGLRYGVGARLAETNIVLKQGAIMQTDRPLDVALTKEGQFFRVLIQGENGTQEIGYTRAGAFYLTPSAGNQNVLMLVTSDGNPVLDENNAPIWLPNGYKDIEISDNGTITATAPDGRIMRRVNIGVTSILRPQLLQSAGNNIWTLPDFNALNVNAADVAVNMTGNLRAQIGMTQGALEQSNVDLGTELTDMMITERSYQLNARSISISDQMLGLINGIRSS; from the coding sequence GTGTTACGTTCAATGATCACCGCCGCCAATACGATGGCGCAGCTCCAGCAGCAGCTCGATGTCATTAGCAACAACATCGCCAACAGCAACACGGCCGGATTCAAGCGGCGTGAAACGAGCTTCGGCGAGCTGCTTGCGCAACAATTTGCGAATTTGCCGCAGGACGAGGCGCCCCGCCTTACTCCAAACGGCTTGCGGTACGGCGTCGGGGCGCGCCTCGCCGAAACAAACATCGTATTAAAGCAAGGGGCGATCATGCAAACAGACCGTCCTTTAGATGTCGCGCTGACGAAAGAAGGGCAGTTTTTCCGCGTGCTTATCCAAGGGGAAAACGGCACGCAAGAAATTGGTTACACAAGAGCCGGCGCGTTTTATTTGACCCCGTCTGCTGGAAATCAAAATGTGCTCATGCTTGTCACAAGTGACGGCAATCCAGTGCTTGACGAAAACAATGCGCCGATTTGGCTCCCTAATGGCTATAAAGACATCGAGATTTCCGATAACGGCACGATTACCGCTACCGCTCCCGACGGACGCATCATGAGAAGAGTGAACATCGGCGTGACGTCGATATTGCGCCCGCAGTTGCTGCAGTCGGCCGGCAATAATATATGGACGCTTCCGGATTTTAACGCGCTGAATGTCAATGCGGCCGATGTGGCGGTAAACATGACCGGCAATTTGCGCGCTCAAATCGGCATGACGCAAGGTGCGCTTGAGCAGTCGAATGTCGATCTTGGCACAGAGCTGACCGACATGATGATCACCGAGCGTTCGTACCAGCTTAACGCCCGCTCGATCTCGATTTCCGACCAAATGCTCGGTTTAATTAACGGAATCCGTTCATCGTAA
- a CDS encoding DNA-directed RNA polymerase subunit beta gives MDEQQQHREEKEHNKEKAGTARRRKFQRTRLIPIWLRLLIVFALMAASLATGLAIGYGVIGDGKPRDVFKRSTWQHIIDFVEKK, from the coding sequence ATGGATGAACAGCAACAGCACCGGGAGGAAAAAGAACATAACAAGGAAAAAGCGGGGACCGCGCGCCGCCGCAAATTTCAGCGCACCCGCCTTATTCCGATTTGGCTCCGTCTTCTTATTGTTTTCGCGTTAATGGCCGCAAGCCTCGCCACCGGCTTGGCGATCGGCTACGGCGTGATCGGTGACGGAAAGCCGCGCGACGTTTTTAAACGCTCCACATGGCAGCACATCATTGACTTTGTCGAGAAAAAATAA
- the fabZ gene encoding 3-hydroxyacyl-ACP dehydratase FabZ, whose translation MLDSQQIQEIIPHRYPFLLVDRILEIEDGKRAVGIKNVSVNEPFFVGHFPGYPVMPGVLIVEALAQVGAVAMLKKEENRGRLAFFAGIDSCRFKKQVKPGDQLRLEVEIIRAKGAVGKGKGVATVDGELVCEAEIMFALGDKKEE comes from the coding sequence ATGCTTGATAGCCAACAAATTCAGGAGATCATCCCGCACCGCTATCCGTTTTTATTAGTTGACCGTATTCTCGAAATAGAAGACGGAAAGCGCGCCGTCGGCATCAAAAACGTGAGCGTCAATGAGCCGTTTTTCGTCGGGCATTTTCCTGGGTATCCCGTCATGCCCGGCGTCTTAATCGTTGAAGCATTGGCACAAGTCGGCGCCGTTGCGATGCTGAAAAAGGAGGAAAACCGCGGCCGTCTCGCTTTTTTCGCCGGCATCGACAGCTGCCGCTTTAAAAAGCAAGTGAAACCGGGCGACCAGCTCCGCCTTGAAGTCGAAATCATCCGCGCTAAAGGTGCTGTCGGCAAAGGAAAAGGGGTCGCCACCGTTGACGGCGAACTCGTCTGCGAAGCGGAAATCATGTTCGCACTTGGTGACAAAAAAGAGGAATAA
- a CDS encoding LytR family transcriptional regulator yields the protein MRTKRRKKKRWLRWIGGIAAVLLVGAGIFAYSVYHNVKQTAKHMHENVNWKSEKRDDEVSFKEKTPISILLIGVDERKGDRGRADSLIVMTVNPKKKSVEMVSVPRDTRTEIIGKGTKDKINHSYTFGGVEMTMATVEHFLDIPIDYYIKVNMESFRDIVDAVGGVTVDNPFAFTYEGTHFPKGKITLDGEKALKYSRMRYDDPRGDFGRQDRQKQIIQGIIEKGASFSSLTNYNDVLASIGKNMKTNLTFDEMKEIQANYKEARHHIEQLHITGKGKMIDGTYYLLVPEEERIAVSNKLKEHLELTTTS from the coding sequence ATGAGAACGAAACGTCGAAAAAAGAAAAGATGGCTCCGCTGGATTGGCGGGATCGCCGCCGTTCTTCTCGTCGGCGCCGGAATATTCGCATATTCCGTTTACCACAACGTGAAACAAACGGCAAAGCACATGCATGAAAACGTCAACTGGAAGTCAGAGAAGCGGGACGACGAAGTATCGTTCAAGGAAAAAACGCCGATTTCGATTTTGCTTATCGGCGTCGATGAGCGGAAAGGGGACCGCGGCCGCGCCGATTCGCTAATCGTCATGACAGTCAATCCGAAGAAGAAGTCAGTGGAAATGGTCAGTGTCCCGCGCGATACACGCACGGAAATTATCGGAAAAGGGACGAAGGACAAAATCAACCATTCGTACACGTTTGGCGGTGTGGAAATGACGATGGCGACCGTCGAGCATTTTTTAGACATTCCGATTGACTATTATATTAAAGTCAATATGGAAAGCTTCCGTGATATCGTCGATGCCGTCGGCGGCGTAACCGTGGACAACCCGTTCGCATTTACGTATGAAGGAACGCATTTTCCAAAAGGAAAAATCACGCTCGACGGGGAAAAAGCGCTGAAATATTCGCGCATGCGCTACGATGATCCGCGCGGTGATTTTGGCCGTCAGGATCGCCAGAAACAAATTATTCAAGGCATCATTGAAAAAGGGGCAAGCTTTTCGTCGCTGACTAATTACAATGATGTATTGGCGTCGATCGGGAAAAATATGAAAACGAATTTGACATTTGATGAAATGAAAGAAATTCAAGCCAACTACAAAGAAGCGCGCCACCATATCGAGCAGCTTCATATTACTGGAAAAGGGAAAATGATTGACGGAACTTATTATTTGCTTGTCCCGGAAGAAGAGAGAATCGCCGTTTCAAACAAATTAAAAGAGCATTTGGAACTGACAACAACATCGTGA
- a CDS encoding tyrosine-protein phosphatase, with amino-acid sequence MIDIHSHILPGVDDGAQTVADAIAMAREAVKEGIATIIATPHYKNGKYDNEKQSIMAAVTRFNETIKQHKIPLTVLPGQEIRIHGDLQESFEKGEVLPIAGDSQYLLIEFPFDHVPRYADRLLFDLQLKGLIPVIAHPERNAEIIENPDRLYELVKKGVLTQLTAASVSGHFGKNIKKFSLQLIEANLAHFIASDAHNTTSRPFRLREAYDVIDHEFGINAVYFFQENAELLLNGQAVYREEPERIKRKKFLGLF; translated from the coding sequence ATGATCGATATACATAGCCATATTTTGCCGGGTGTCGATGACGGTGCGCAAACGGTTGCTGACGCCATTGCGATGGCGCGTGAAGCGGTAAAAGAAGGGATTGCGACGATCATCGCGACTCCCCATTATAAAAACGGAAAATACGACAATGAGAAACAGTCGATTATGGCGGCCGTAACGCGGTTCAACGAAACGATCAAACAGCACAAAATCCCGCTTACTGTATTGCCGGGCCAGGAAATCCGCATTCATGGCGACTTGCAGGAAAGTTTCGAAAAAGGGGAAGTATTGCCAATAGCCGGAGACAGCCAGTATTTGTTAATCGAATTTCCGTTTGACCACGTGCCGCGCTACGCTGATCGGCTGTTATTTGATTTGCAATTGAAAGGTCTTATTCCGGTTATTGCGCATCCGGAACGAAATGCGGAAATTATCGAAAATCCTGATCGGCTTTATGAGCTTGTCAAAAAAGGCGTATTGACGCAATTGACAGCCGCAAGTGTATCGGGGCATTTCGGCAAAAACATCAAAAAATTTTCCTTGCAGCTGATCGAAGCCAATTTGGCGCATTTCATTGCTTCCGATGCACACAATACGACAAGCCGTCCGTTCCGCCTGCGGGAAGCGTATGATGTCATTGACCACGAATTCGGCATCAACGCCGTCTATTTCTTTCAAGAAAACGCTGAGCTTCTTCTCAACGGGCAGGCGGTTTACCGCGAAGAGCCGGAACGCATAAAAAGGAAAAAATTTTTAGGTTTATTCTAA
- the galU gene encoding UTP--glucose-1-phosphate uridylyltransferase GalU — MKKVRKAIIPAAGLGTRFLPATKAMPKEMLPIVDKPTIQYIVEEAIASGIEDIIIVTGKGKRAIEDHFDNAFELEQLLKQKGKLDLLEKVKEPSKVDIHYIRQKEPKGLGHAVWCARNFIGDEPFAVLLGDDIVQAETPCLKQLIDQYEQTFSSVIGVKRVPDEETHRYGIIDPLEQQGRRYQVRQFVEKPAPGTAPSNLAIMGRYILTPEIFLFLEKQEAGAGGEIQLTDAIQKLNEIQRVFAYEFEGKRYDVGEKIGFIKTTIEFALQYEELRDDLIQFMKEILNDVKMEGK; from the coding sequence GTGAAAAAAGTGCGCAAAGCGATCATCCCGGCGGCGGGGCTCGGAACAAGATTTTTGCCAGCAACGAAAGCGATGCCGAAAGAAATGCTCCCGATCGTCGATAAGCCAACGATTCAATACATTGTCGAAGAAGCGATTGCCTCTGGCATTGAAGATATTATCATCGTCACAGGAAAAGGAAAACGCGCAATCGAAGACCATTTCGATAACGCGTTTGAATTGGAACAGCTCTTAAAGCAAAAAGGAAAACTGGATTTGCTCGAAAAGGTGAAAGAGCCATCGAAAGTCGATATTCACTACATCCGCCAAAAAGAACCGAAAGGACTTGGCCACGCCGTTTGGTGTGCGCGCAATTTCATTGGCGATGAACCGTTCGCTGTCCTTTTGGGCGATGACATCGTTCAAGCGGAAACACCATGTTTAAAACAGCTGATCGATCAATACGAACAAACATTCAGCTCGGTCATCGGTGTCAAACGGGTTCCAGATGAAGAAACACACCGCTACGGCATTATCGATCCGCTCGAACAACAAGGACGCCGCTACCAAGTCCGCCAATTTGTCGAAAAACCAGCGCCAGGCACCGCTCCGTCCAACTTGGCAATTATGGGAAGATACATACTGACACCGGAAATCTTTCTATTCCTTGAAAAACAAGAAGCCGGCGCCGGCGGCGAAATCCAGCTCACTGACGCGATCCAAAAGCTGAACGAAATCCAGCGCGTCTTCGCCTACGAATTCGAAGGCAAGCGTTATGATGTCGGAGAAAAGATCGGATTTATCAAAACGACGATTGAGTTTGCGTTACAGTATGAGGAATTAAGAGACGACCTTATTCAATTTATGAAGGAAATATTAAATGATGTGAAAATGGAAGGGAAATAA
- a CDS encoding PLP-dependent aminotransferase family protein yields MITSGAQQAIHLIIRGLLKPGDAVAIEDPSYAFSLPIFHSEGLNTHLLPVQNEGIDPDQIIALHKRHRLKMLFLNPTYQNPTGTTLDLERRRRILEICSKFGIAIVEDDPYSIIGYDGAIIDSMKSMDKEGLVLYVSSLTKIIASGLRIGWILGPQTVINHLADVKQQFDFSHPNLPQLIAAKLLSSKHFDEHIRRLREGLKIKRDLTVQSLENELKGIISFFVPEGGIHLWCKLNDEEIDENLLFKESLKRGVVFAPGSTLGSDDKYIRFTYGRVETKSIPEGIRRFAQSLKSLIPTC; encoded by the coding sequence TTGATTACGTCCGGAGCTCAACAGGCCATTCATCTCATTATCCGGGGCTTGCTTAAACCTGGAGACGCAGTGGCCATTGAAGATCCTTCGTATGCCTTTTCGCTTCCGATTTTCCATTCTGAAGGATTAAATACGCATTTGTTGCCAGTACAAAACGAAGGAATTGACCCGGATCAGATCATCGCACTGCACAAACGACACCGCCTCAAGATGTTATTTCTGAATCCCACTTACCAAAATCCTACAGGAACGACACTTGATCTTGAAAGACGGCGCAGAATACTTGAAATATGCTCAAAATTTGGTATTGCCATTGTTGAAGACGATCCGTACAGCATTATCGGTTATGATGGCGCAATTATCGACAGCATGAAATCGATGGATAAGGAAGGGTTGGTTCTCTATGTTAGTTCATTGACCAAAATTATCGCTTCCGGCCTTCGGATCGGTTGGATTTTGGGGCCGCAAACCGTTATTAACCATTTAGCTGACGTCAAGCAACAATTTGATTTCAGCCATCCTAATCTTCCGCAATTAATTGCCGCAAAGCTGTTAAGTTCCAAGCATTTTGATGAACACATCAGGCGTTTGCGGGAAGGGCTGAAAATAAAAAGGGACTTGACGGTACAATCATTAGAGAATGAACTGAAAGGAATAATCAGCTTTTTTGTTCCAGAAGGAGGCATACATTTGTGGTGTAAATTAAATGATGAGGAGATAGATGAAAACCTGCTGTTCAAAGAGTCTCTAAAAAGAGGCGTCGTTTTTGCACCTGGAAGCACATTAGGATCGGATGATAAATATATACGTTTTACCTACGGCCGAGTAGAAACAAAATCTATTCCCGAGGGAATTCGGCGGTTTGCACAATCGCTAAAGTCCTTGATACCAACATGCTGA
- a CDS encoding amidohydrolase family protein, with the protein MHFHTSLGGNSDITNFFEMIKRYGKDLKIHLVHMGGGVSGHIRLISQWRDLIEGGYQVYIDSSWAIGFAVRKLLKEIDQTGIGVDRFLFGCDEPWSDYEGEFWKIQGAPISDEIKERVFWANAEEQYFSKLV; encoded by the coding sequence ATTCATTTCCATACAAGTCTAGGTGGAAATTCAGATATCACCAATTTTTTTGAGATGATTAAACGTTACGGCAAAGATCTTAAAATCCACTTGGTGCATATGGGGGGAGGGGTGAGTGGTCACATCCGGCTTATTTCCCAATGGAGAGATCTCATTGAAGGCGGGTACCAAGTCTATATTGATTCAAGTTGGGCCATTGGTTTTGCCGTGCGTAAACTGTTGAAGGAAATAGATCAAACAGGAATCGGTGTTGATCGCTTTTTATTCGGTTGTGATGAGCCTTGGAGCGATTATGAAGGTGAATTTTGGAAAATTCAAGGTGCCCCAATCTCTGATGAAATTAAAGAACGGGTTTTTTGGGCGAACGCAGAAGAACAGTATTTTAGCAAGTTGGTCTAA
- a CDS encoding MSMEG_0572/Sll0783 family nitrogen starvation response protein, protein MANLNENEMKSLNEIPHPSLPEGTKLYGDTKVFPDYKANPGEKLLVLVHGIAHESSLAYVAILQAIRAQRKGFETAIYLYGTGAINATATRGFPTVGKSAFGGMLNINESLATFIKEGGKVYVCRFGLGLHGIREEDLIGGGARRGNA, encoded by the coding sequence ATGGCAAATTTAAATGAAAATGAAATGAAGTCCCTAAATGAAATTCCGCATCCGAGTTTACCGGAAGGAACGAAATTGTATGGAGATACGAAAGTCTTCCCTGACTACAAAGCAAACCCTGGAGAGAAGCTTTTAGTTTTAGTGCATGGTATTGCCCATGAATCTTCCTTAGCTTACGTGGCAATCTTGCAAGCTATTCGTGCCCAGCGCAAAGGATTTGAAACAGCTATCTATTTATACGGAACAGGAGCCATTAACGCTACAGCTACCCGGGGCTTTCCAACGGTCGGCAAATCGGCTTTTGGAGGGATGTTAAATATTAATGAAAGCTTGGCTACGTTTATCAAAGAAGGGGGCAAAGTTTATGTTTGCCGTTTTGGATTAGGGCTGCATGGCATTCGGGAAGAGGATTTGATCGGTGGAGGCGCTAGAAGAGGAAACGCTTGA
- a CDS encoding MSMEG_0565 family glycosyltransferase, which yields MEALEEETLDTFDIHHAQDCISANSLYQLREKGLIPFFCRTVHHLDDFTSPVLVQCQNRSVIEPDALITVSRYWQDRLESIYGRTSQVIYNGVEQRFFQEEGNRRLTYDQYELKGKTVFLTIGGIEPRKNTLGILRAYARVKEIIPESVLLIVGGDTLFDYQYYRKSFFEELSRLLSYVQKGVRIVGAVDNQTLFHLYHIADCFVQPSIKEGWGLAILEAMAVGVPVIASDIPVFQEYLVDSHNALLANPEDDEAIARQMIRAVKEKDLAEMLVSNGKATAGRYTWMAAAREHMKLYRRMMNRGHAALSNP from the coding sequence GTGGAGGCGCTAGAAGAGGAAACGCTTGATACTTTTGATATTCATCACGCTCAGGATTGTATCAGTGCAAATAGTTTGTATCAATTAAGAGAGAAGGGGTTGATCCCCTTCTTCTGCCGGACTGTTCATCATTTAGATGATTTTACGAGTCCCGTTTTGGTTCAGTGTCAAAACCGTTCGGTTATTGAACCAGATGCTTTAATTACGGTCAGCCGTTATTGGCAAGATCGTTTGGAATCGATATATGGACGGACTTCGCAGGTGATTTATAACGGCGTTGAGCAACGGTTTTTTCAAGAGGAGGGAAACAGGAGACTGACATATGATCAGTATGAGTTAAAGGGAAAAACGGTCTTTCTGACGATCGGAGGGATTGAACCGAGGAAAAATACTTTGGGCATTTTGCGTGCCTATGCAAGGGTAAAAGAAATTATCCCGGAAAGTGTGCTTCTCATTGTCGGCGGGGATACGCTGTTTGATTACCAATATTATAGGAAATCTTTTTTTGAGGAATTGAGCCGTTTACTATCCTATGTGCAGAAAGGGGTACGAATTGTCGGGGCCGTTGATAATCAAACGTTATTTCACCTTTACCACATTGCTGATTGTTTTGTTCAACCTTCCATCAAGGAAGGATGGGGATTGGCAATTCTTGAAGCGATGGCTGTCGGTGTCCCGGTCATTGCCTCAGATATCCCGGTATTTCAGGAGTATTTAGTTGATTCTCATAATGCGTTATTGGCAAACCCTGAGGATGACGAGGCCATTGCCCGGCAGATGATCCGCGCAGTTAAAGAAAAAGATCTTGCCGAAATGCTTGTTTCGAACGGAAAGGCAACGGCTGGCCGATATACATGGATGGCTGCTGCTAGAGAACATATGAAGCTTTACAGGAGGATGATGAATCGTGGGCACGCTGCACTCTCTAATCCGTGA
- a CDS encoding AIR synthase-related protein, translating to MGGRPTAAVNLLSAPDDNMSETIAQGMAEACRKYGVPMVGGHYLPEETAGVATAMVGRATHLLRCFHGRPGQWLMVAVDLEGRQFKDYLQWDSTSFRTPQDLQSKLAVLPMIAELQLATAARDISNAGLIGTLAMLAEASECGARVDLNSIPKPYNVDFSKWIKMFPGYGFILAVDPEHAGKVQALFQKEQITAQVIGELTEDPNIVLHSEEETAVLFNWSRESLVVGDYGG from the coding sequence ATGGGGGGAAGGCCAACTGCTGCGGTTAATTTGTTGAGCGCTCCTGATGATAATATGTCAGAGACGATTGCTCAAGGTATGGCAGAGGCTTGCCGAAAGTATGGGGTTCCTATGGTCGGCGGGCATTATTTGCCGGAGGAAACAGCGGGAGTGGCAACGGCCATGGTCGGAAGAGCCACCCATCTATTGCGTTGTTTTCATGGCCGACCGGGTCAATGGCTGATGGTTGCGGTCGATCTGGAAGGCCGCCAGTTTAAGGATTATTTGCAGTGGGATAGCACGAGCTTCCGTACGCCGCAAGATCTCCAAAGCAAGCTGGCTGTTTTGCCAATGATTGCTGAGCTTCAGTTGGCTACTGCCGCCCGCGATATCAGCAACGCAGGGCTTATTGGAACATTAGCGATGTTGGCTGAAGCTTCAGAATGCGGTGCGCGAGTGGATCTGAACAGCATTCCTAAACCGTATAACGTAGATTTTTCCAAATGGATAAAAATGTTTCCTGGATATGGATTCATTTTGGCCGTTGATCCTGAGCATGCGGGCAAAGTTCAGGCGCTTTTCCAGAAAGAACAGATCACAGCGCAAGTCATTGGTGAATTAACAGAGGACCCGAACATTGTTCTTCATTCGGAAGAAGAGACAGCCGTTCTTTTCAACTGGTCCAGAGAATCATTAGTGGTAGGAGATTATGGAGGTTAG
- a CDS encoding nitrilase-related carbon-nitrogen hydrolase codes for MDRLESVKVAAVQFESRLGDLEGNRHRMLELAEEAAENGAKLIVFPEMATSGYIFENRQEIAPYVEPIPGPTTELFQTVAKKYSCYLVIGLPEVDSFTEIFYNSAVLIGPEGVIGRYRKTHLFAADPRWAREGNEGIPVFSTKIGNIAMLICMDAMYFEPARIAALKGADIIAFPTNWVGESNNPPSKTWSLRAMENGLYWVAANRWGQERGAQFTGGSAVIGPTGEVQDWKLSGDGIVYGVYQPHDDRKQRILESRQPKAYQDLLLHPYLWMEGATRPLLPQVSFEVCVAQLSNHGTLEQWLSNVSEWLESRKDEINFKRRLVILPEMDITGTERAGTSLEFYQHALHSIASKYGVYIIAAAPQHMDGHRVSTAFLLGPEGCIGAYQQVHRNALGRGEYGSFCTLALPFAKIGLLTGGDAEFPESYRILAKQGADLIAVSASGTETYHSWMHRI; via the coding sequence ATGGACAGATTAGAGTCTGTTAAAGTAGCAGCCGTCCAATTCGAATCACGTTTAGGCGATTTGGAAGGGAATCGGCATCGCATGCTGGAGTTGGCCGAAGAAGCGGCGGAAAACGGGGCAAAATTGATTGTTTTCCCTGAAATGGCCACGTCAGGGTATATTTTTGAAAACCGCCAAGAAATCGCTCCTTATGTGGAACCGATTCCTGGACCGACAACGGAGCTTTTCCAAACCGTTGCGAAAAAGTATTCCTGCTACTTGGTCATCGGGCTGCCGGAGGTCGATTCATTTACCGAAATTTTTTACAATTCAGCTGTATTGATCGGTCCTGAAGGAGTGATCGGACGTTACCGGAAAACGCATCTTTTCGCTGCCGATCCCCGTTGGGCCCGCGAAGGCAATGAAGGGATCCCTGTATTCTCCACAAAAATAGGGAATATAGCTATGCTGATCTGCATGGATGCGATGTATTTTGAACCAGCAAGAATAGCTGCACTCAAGGGCGCGGATATTATTGCTTTTCCGACGAATTGGGTAGGGGAGAGCAATAATCCCCCGAGCAAAACTTGGTCTTTGCGCGCCATGGAAAATGGGCTGTACTGGGTTGCCGCTAACCGTTGGGGACAAGAACGCGGAGCACAGTTTACGGGAGGGAGTGCAGTCATTGGCCCTACAGGCGAGGTTCAAGATTGGAAGTTGTCGGGTGATGGGATTGTATACGGCGTATATCAACCTCATGACGACCGAAAACAGAGAATATTGGAATCCCGGCAGCCGAAAGCTTATCAGGACCTGCTCCTGCATCCATATCTTTGGATGGAAGGAGCGACCCGCCCCCTTCTGCCGCAAGTATCTTTCGAGGTTTGCGTCGCCCAGCTATCGAATCACGGAACATTGGAACAGTGGTTGTCCAATGTTTCGGAATGGTTGGAATCGCGCAAGGACGAAATAAACTTCAAGCGACGGTTAGTCATTTTGCCTGAGATGGACATCACCGGAACAGAGAGGGCGGGAACCAGTCTCGAATTCTATCAACATGCACTTCATTCTATCGCTTCTAAATATGGAGTGTATATTATTGCAGCAGCCCCGCAACATATGGATGGGCACCGTGTGTCAACAGCCTTTCTTTTAGGACCGGAAGGCTGTATAGGAGCTTATCAGCAAGTTCATAGGAATGCTTTAGGACGAGGGGAATATGGAAGCTTCTGTACGCTGGCGCTGCCGTTTGCCAAAATCGGGCTTCTCACGGGAGGAGATGCAGAATTTCCGGAATCCTACCGCATCTTGGCCAAGCAGGGAGCAGATCTCATTGCTGTTTCGGCCAGTGGTACAGAGACGTATCATTCTTGGATGCACCGCATCTGA
- a CDS encoding NADPH-dependent FMN reductase, producing the protein MKLLGISGTIIGSKTLAVVEKVVELARQYDPRIETEILDLKKFDVQFCDGRHPSTYEGDTKKVIDMVSSADSYIIGTPIFQASLSGALKNLFDLVPPSVFRNKVIGFIATGGTYQHYLVIENQLKPIAGYFRAYIAPDYVYVHTDHFNQNNEIIDDDIKWRMANLAKEVVHMSKVLAPLGKL; encoded by the coding sequence ATGAAGTTGCTTGGTATATCGGGGACGATTATAGGTTCAAAAACTCTCGCTGTGGTGGAAAAAGTCGTTGAATTAGCCCGACAATATGATCCGCGGATCGAAACGGAAATATTGGATCTCAAAAAGTTTGATGTTCAATTTTGCGATGGCCGCCACCCTAGTACATATGAGGGGGATACCAAAAAAGTCATCGATATGGTTAGCTCTGCGGATAGTTATATCATTGGCACGCCGATCTTCCAGGCCTCCTTATCCGGGGCGTTAAAGAACTTGTTTGATTTGGTCCCTCCTTCAGTTTTTCGGAACAAGGTGATCGGTTTTATTGCTACGGGAGGAACATATCAGCATTATTTGGTCATCGAAAATCAATTAAAACCGATTGCGGGATATTTCCGGGCGTATATCGCTCCGGATTATGTGTATGTCCATACTGACCACTTCAATCAAAACAACGAGATTATCGATGATGATATAAAATGGCGAATGGCAAATCTGGCGAAAGAAGTGGTCCATATGAGCAAAGTGTTAGCCCCATTAGGGAAATTATAA